The following are encoded in a window of Callithrix jacchus isolate 240 chromosome 9, calJac240_pri, whole genome shotgun sequence genomic DNA:
- the FAM186B gene encoding protein FAM186B isoform X5, protein MEKDDPPQLVTPTSVKAIILRIEAAQLTRAQEDISTRLSHISDNVNCVINRFQEKLGYDLKEKAKSHQTDPKAKKRFILLDKIASFSKDAKMKEKHLYDILHWLGDWGDTLTYEIGPRKNEEEEAALDEWIEVTEKVLPLSLIASKRGIESLTALCSTLIERQKKRSQVPERTFWQGWRGRNPQTSPPHPQPLSPEQMLQDQHSMNTKALEVTSMLQELLDSTMFSKGEVRAIRYMAAMVENLNKALILQHKENRSLETKYRCLQMQATKQLSSQRLHFQQFVQALENRSNALLKQVEILGGRYHDLLLKKQGLEFQLKKAQTATGQAEDLVEVSVDSPGTPERETLPRKETVTEETQQESTKKEQLFSPLPPGTMATAQDNGATAAGLQLLSTMTVHSRVADVFSSQDTESLEPVFLPSVDHRFPKKWERPAAESSGHKDEDQEDYFQEKEGFQIKFHSKEQLSLESSRQVPSESQEEPWEEELSWEKRRQLWLEEEEMWQQRQKKWALLEQEHQEKLRQWKLEDLAREQQRKWVQLEKEQERPRREPEQRGEDVERRIFTVTSQWRDLEKAELSLVPAPSRAQSAHQSWRPHLPTSPSTPQPDLGKQRPMSSVASTHRPRACQVPTKPKKSASFPITGTSIQRLARPSLQISPATLKKKVYHMDMEAQRKNLQLLSEESELGLPHYLRSKALELTTTTMELGTLRLQCLCHKYIFYRRLQSLRQEVIKHMQIMRETGASYKAQNLHIFLENINHLQVLRLQAWTDKQRVLEEKRRECLSSMVAMFPKM, encoded by the exons ATGGAGAAAGATGACCCCCCACAGTTGGTGACTCCTACATCAGTGAAAGCCATCATCTTGAGGATTGAGGCTGCCCAGCTAACTCGGGCTCAAGAG GATATTTCTACTCGGCTCTCACACATTTCAGACAACGTCAATTGTGTTATCAACCGCTTCCAGGAAAAATTAGGatatgatttaaaagaaaaggcaaaatctCACCAGACAGATCCAAAGGCCAAGAAGAGATTCATCTTACTGGACAAAATTGCCTCCTTTTCCAAAGATGCTAAGATGAAGGAGAAGCACCTGTATGACATTCTCCACTGGCTGGGTGACTGGG GTGACACTCTGACCTATGAGATTGGGCCCAggaagaatgaagaggaagaagcagCCCTGGATGAATGGATTGAGGTGACGGAGAAAGTGCTACCGCTCTCCCTCATTGCCTCCAAAAGAGGCATTGAGTCACTCACTGCTCTTTGCTCCACTCTCattgaaagacaaaagaaaaggtcACAAG tgCCCGAACGCACCTTCTGGCAGGGCTGGCGGGGAAGAAACCCACAGACATCTCCACCCCATCCTCAGCCACTGAGCCCAGAACAGATGCTCCAGGACCAGCACAGCATGAACACAAAGGCCTTGGAGGTGACGTCCATGCTGCAGGAGCTCCTGGACTCGACCATGTTCAGCAAGGGGGAGGTCAGGGCCATCAGGTACATGGCCGCTATGGTGGAGAACCTCAACAAGGCCTTGATCCTCCAACACAAGGAGAACAGGAGCCTGGAGACCAAATACAGGTGCCTACAAATGCAGGCGACCAAACAGCTCAGCAGCCAGAGGCTGCACTTCCAGCAGTTCGTGCAAGCCCTTGAGAACAGGAGCAATGCTCTGCTGAAGCAAGTAGAGATCCTAGGGGGAAGGTACCATGACCTTCTCCTGAAGAAGCAGGGCTTGGAGTTCCAATTGAAGAAGGCTCAGACTGCTACAGGTCAAGCAGAAGACCTAGTGGAGGTTTCTGTGGACTCCCCGGGTACCCCTGAGAGAGAGACCTTGCCAAGGAAAGAAACAGTCACGGAGGAAACCCAGCAGGAATCTACAAAGAAGGAGCAGTTGTTCTCACCACTTCCCCCAGGTACCATGGCCACGGCCCAGGACAATGGTGCGACAGCTGCAGGGCTCCAGCTGCTTTCCACCATGACCGTGCACTCGAGGGTCGCAGATGTGTTCAGCAGCCAGGACACCGAGAGCCTTGAGCCTGTGTTTCTACCCTCAGTGGATCACAGGTTTCCTAAGAAATGGGAAAGACCGGCGGCAGAAAGCTCCGGCCACAAAGACGAAGACCAGGAGGACTACTTCCAGGAGAAGGAAGGATTCCAAATTAAGTTCCATTCTAAGGAGCAGCTGTCTCTAGAGAGCTCCAGGCAGGTGCCCTCGGAGAGCCAAGAGGAGCCCTGGGAGGAGGAACTCAGCTGGGAGAAGCGGAGGCAGCtgtggctggaggaggaggagatgtggCAGCAGCGGCAGAAGAAGTGGGCCCTGCTGGAGCAGGAGCACCAGGAGAAGCTGAGGCAGTGGAAGCTGGAAGACCTGGCCAGGGAGCAGCAGCGAAAATGGGTCCAGCTAGAAAAGGAGCAggagaggccaaggagagagccGGAGCAGCGAggggaggatgtggagaggaGGATCTTCACAGTCACCAGTCAATGGAGGGACTTGGAGAAGGCAGAGCTATCGTTAGTGCCTGCCCCCAGCCGGGCCCAATCTGCTCACCAAAGCTGGAGGCCACACTTGCCTACATCTCCTAGTACCCCACAGCCTGACCTGGGAAAGCAGAGACCTATGAGTTCAGTGGCGTCTACCCACAGACCACGAGCCTGCCAAGTTCCCACGAAGCCCAAGAAATCTGCCTCCTTTCCTATCACTGGGACATCCATCCAAAGGCTAGCCCGGCCCTCTTTGCAGATATCCCCTGCAACTCTTAAGAAGAAGGTGTACCACATGGACATGGAGGCCCAAAGGAAGAACCTGCAGCTCCTGAGTGAGGAGTCTGAGTTGGGGCTGCCCCACTACCTGCGCAGCAAGGCGCTGGagctcaccaccaccaccatggagCTGGGCAcgctcaggctgcagtgcctGTGCCATAAGTACATCTTCTACAGACGCCTCCAGAGCCTCCG gCAAGAAGTGATCAAACACATGCAAATCATGAGAGAAACGGGGGCTTCCTACAAAGCCCAGAACCTCCACATCTTCTTGGAAAATATCAACCACCTGCAGGTCCTCAGATTGCAGGCCTGGACAGACAAGCAGAGGGTCCTGGAGGAGAAGCGCCGAGAGTGCCTGAGCAGCATGGTGGCCATGTTTCCCAAG atgtga